Part of the Mytilus edulis chromosome 9, xbMytEdul2.2, whole genome shotgun sequence genome, TTCTCATTTAAATTAATCATACATAAAACAAAACCATAcaactcttgatttatttaaagtgtGTTGCTAAATGaacagtggcaagtatttcatgcatttcTGTTAAGGACAAGAATAGATTTAAAATCAGTTCATTGAATATGCTCTGCAACAAGCAATATAAAGGACAGAAAATTTGGACTGTCAACGGAAAATGAGGACAAGTAAGTTAGCGCAAAAATGTGCCTTGTGACATGTCATAACCCAAACTCTTAAGGAGTTGCACCAAGCGTTCTTAAAACAGAGTTAACATACCAATTCAGAACGGATTTAAACACTCCACAGTGAAATAGTCGCATCTTTACTTTAACATGGCCCGAATACATTCCGAAACAAAAAGTTTTGgatgaaaatatttctttttctttggcAACTCATGGGAAAATACCCACGAAGAAAAGAAAGTCGATCGCGAAACCAACATTGGTGGTAAAAGAAATTAAACACGATATACACAATTTTAACTTGAGGCTTAATTTCAGAAGTACGCCTTTTgctttgtttaactttttttttattccagcgtcactgatgagtcttttgttgacgaaacgcgagtctggcgcaaatacaaaatttctatcCTTGAATCTCTGAAAAGTTTATTTGTATCATATTATTTCCTGTGGTAGTGTTGATCTAAGTACTAATCCGgtaaacaagtatttttttagTATATTTCTTCGGTTCCCTGTAACACTACTGTCCAAAGAAAGTGAGACAATTGAGTTCTAACAAACGTATCTAACCCTGCTGCTCCTTTAGCATGTAATCCAGcgattattgtttattttatccTTAGTTTTCTCTTCTTTTCATTAATCTGTGATCGACCTAGTTGAGACAATAAACTATTTTGGGATGTTTCTACAATCGGTTTATATTTGGTTGTTTTGTAGCGAAATCCAATGCCATACAGAACAGAACAGTATTGTGTGTGCAAGTGTGTTTGTGTGATTAAGTTAAATTGAAGAAAGGCGTCAGAAAGTTTTTGTGTATATCAATCTTACTAAAACTACATATATGGTTATTGGCTCTATAAACAGAATTTAGgaagcacaaaaaaaaatgatctttATTTTTCCATGGAGCATCGTTGtcagtataatggaatttgatgcgactgtgtTACagatgagaggtttagctacacaaaaaactataaaaccaggtacaatccaccattttctacataagaaaatggttgtaccaagtcaggaatttgacagttgttatccatttgtttaatgtggttgagcttttaattttgccatttgattagggactttccgtttttaattttcctcggagttcagtatttttgtgattttactttttttctgcgAGAGAGTTGGTAATTAAAAAATATTGGATGTAAATGGGAAAAGATTCTATGGGTTTATTGACAACAATCTGGGATGGACAGAAATCACTCTCACTTTTAACAATCTGGGATGGTCAGAAATCACTCTCACTTTAAACACGGTCATTGTACTAAATGGGTACATTTTTcctctttttgcaatattgaCGGTTGTACACTTTGGTGAAACATCAATGCTCACTGTTAAAAAATAGAATAGATAAACTTCAAAAAGGGCAGCAAGATTTTTCTTATTCTTGAACTTCCTTATGACACCCCATCACATATACTGTTTGAAAGATTATTTTAGTTTAGCTTGACGGAACGTTTAGTCTATCATGGGGCATTATATGGACATGGATGTTTATACAGATATGTCCCAGATTATCTGTCAAACAAAATCTATTCCATGTATGTCTAAATTAATCAAATTACTCAAGTACTGAACATTGGATGactgcaagttcttgtggatggtccgaCAAGCACTTTTCTCagaaaaaatcacatctctatacctgaaagtgagtttaatgtacagatatttttttttctggtacaagttcgtgcgtggatgataaattaatgacaggaaatccaacctcaccgtaatacctattatattgtagtgatacaaatcagtatactctggtttattGCTATATATTATATTAGTTCTTGCatattacagttacatgtatatatatgttcatgcaattgtatatcattctattctactttATCAATAATAGTACAGTGCAGTGCATGGTGGACgtaataatttgatttttctactaGAATGGATTTGATTAGGCATTCGTATTTACCCGCAACAAATATTTAATCATCCATACAGTCATCGTTCCTTGAGGTTGCAAACGTTCttagatattcttccgcatgcgtgtgcatatatattaatgatttgtTTTACTTATGTGTATATACatacaacaaaacatttttataacaagcgataaggaatgtaAGTTTGCACTTGATGATGCCTACGTATTCATCATTTTTATAGACTGGTTAAAAACCCAAAACGAAAGTATcgtaatggaaatctaggcgatagcaatacaccgGAATGCCCTCACAGTCATCCGCTGTAAAAATGGAATGCAACTAGATATTTTGCTTTCTTGATCTTAAGTCTGAGAGAACTATTGATTCATTGGCAATCTCACAACACCATAATTGTAAAAGAAGAGACAGCTACTTGTAATTAGCTGCCTTGCATTAGAGAGGTATAATGAATTGGTGTTTTTAAACATCAAGTCTGAAACGAACGAAAATCCACGATCACCGTTCATGAGGCGAGTAAGATTTTACCATTGATAGGGATAAAAGATAATCGGCTTTTACTCCTCTGGATAGTATTACTGACgagaattaaatattttacaattgtaaaatttttaaTGAAAGGATTTTTCGTAAAATCTTAACTCAAACTTTCATTCCACATCCATACTACAAAGTTAATTGAAATGATCTCGACCCAACTagcttttctctttatttcgtgGATAAAACCAATATAAACCTTTCCCGCTTTGCCTTTCTTGACCATATggtgtaaaacaaacaaaacaataatacaaCTTCTCGACCATATGtcgtaaatcatttttttttatttatcaaatcataaaacaaaaagattaacatatttattgtacagaatatttttttgtccTGTCTTGTGCTgtgttatttatttcaaaatcctCTCTCCCTTAGAAAATCATATGGATGACCCACTAATCTAGTAATAtaagtaatttatttttacattttatcataaaaaataaataaaagagatGCACCATGGACTAATGATATCTAGTTCCATTTTGATGCTAACATATTTATCATGCacttatggaaattttcaaacatgttgatATTATTTTTGGCCAAACATTGGACCAGTTATTAGAATAATCAGCTTTGGTACGCGATTACAACGTCATATGGAACATTTTGTGGACATTTCAGTGTTgttaacattttcatttctaatcaaGTATACTGACGTCTATTTATAACATTACTGATTCTAATTATCAGTTAGAAGTATTGAATTCTGTATATTTattcataatgaaatatttattaactTCAATATGAGTGTATTTATGTTCAAATTTAGCCTCGATTATTTACAATTACTGTAAAGATAAACATACAAAATCTTTGGCATAACATACTTTAGGGTTTTTGGTCATCATCGAGAGCTACTGACGCAATGGTTAATATAAACTCAAaatgtttatgtatattttttttatttctcgtgGCAGTAACAGGTATTTATTAATATATGTCTTTAGtctaaaacattttataatttcacTGTCtgtgttttaatgattttttttgtttccatctttcttttttttaaacaaattagcTTTGATcctaaataatttattaaaacttatgtattcaaagttttaaaacacttttCTTTGTTTTTAGATATTGCTTATTGTAAACGCCATAGTTCAAAAGAACATAACTTTGGAAATGGAAATGGACATGGTTATGGACATGGACATGGTTATGGACACGGACATTCTCATACGCAATTTGGACAGGGTCAAGGTCATAATCAGAACCAAGATAACAAAGGTCACAATTCGAATGGTCATGGGCATGGTCACATCAATGGTCATAAAGTCTCAAACCTCGGTCACCTACTAAATGGCTACAATGTGCCATTAAACCACAATTTACCAAACCACCAAACAACTAAACAGTCAATTACTACAGAAAGACACCTTCATCAGCAAAACACAAATCATTTTGAAAGTTGGAAATCTAATTGGTGGAATGCACATTCAGAAATCTGTGGAAAACAAGAAGTAGAACCACGGTTTTCATTAAGCAGAATAATAGGTGGAAGAGAAGCTATAAAAGGAAGCTGGCCATGGATGGTAAGCACTAAAGATATATTGACATCACGCATTGATATTGCATTTGTATGCTCGTAGTCTGTACACCTTTCGCATTTTCATATTACTAAATTGAtgatttaaaacagaaattagCATACTTCATCTTTCAATGTCCTGATCCAGTGGTATAGATAAATGAGGAATATAAGTCAATGAGCTAGCGACCCAGCAATAAAAACTTAAAAGACATTTAGAGGTTATCATAAGCTTTTCAACTCATAACCATACCAAATGCCATGCTCTTCTCGAGTCTAGACAAGTTGTGCTTAAATCTAACTGAGACTACCAAATTTCTTCCACCAACATCAAATTCCTTAAAGGACAACACAATATAACTTAACAATACAACCAATGGAAAGGTTCCTGACTTTAGATGCATATATCTAAATGTGGTAGGTTAAGTGAGATTTTTGACAGTTTAACCCCCCTTAATGTTCGAATTTCAATtagatataaaatgtataaagagTGTCAGTTCCAAAAAAAGACACACTAAGCTTTATAATATGGATATGTAATAAAGTTTATAGGTGCTAGAAAAGCAATATACATCTTTCCTTTCAAAGAATACTCACATTTTAAGAAAGCAAGCACAAAGTATTAAATAAACTGAAATATAGATCATGCGATCATATGCTCAGTTCTGGGTCGCAGTACCTCCGAATAAATTTAAGTTTGGTGTTTATTTGGGTTTAATTTGAATCGCtttaataccggcgtcacacatcagcgtattgCTGCGTCGTACGCCGGGCGTGGGTAAAAACTCATGTACGCTGCCAGTatgctagtaattttggatgcattcaacctgtcaatcatattctgtatcgtgtgcacaacgagctttaagcgtgtattggaCGTACGAGAAGCGTACCTAAGCGTTTTTTTGGGTGTTCAAGTAACGTATGTTGGAGTATGCCTGGCGTTTGTCTGACGTAGATGGAAAACAACCTACGAAAGAAAAAAGTCTCTTGAATGTATTCGAGACGCGTCCCGGTCGTATCTCGGACGATAATCAGTGCTTTCGGCGTGTCTGGGACGTTTTACTATGGGCAGTTTGTTACAAACATACCGGCATACGTTTTAGTAAAGTCAAACGAtcttgaagcgtatacaacgtgccctaaacATGTCTCAAACTTATCTATAGCGTTTTCAACGCGCTTGTAGCGTGTGTATTACGTGCGTGTAGCGTACAGACATACgcttgacaaacgcttgagctggatgaagatttttatgctgcataaaaatttTCTGGAGTTATAGAGTTTACCAAGCGTATAcccttcaaacttatgcaacacGCGTTTAACGATCGCTTATCGGACCACAaatgaattatcacgttgtgattggttaaacgccgtcacgtggtgaccccctatgagactgtagggggttagtaagtttcatatgggggtTCATGAtgcgttaatggcgacgtcatctattaatgttgttgtgtttcattgtttatttttcaacaaaacgccgcagaaaaagaccagcgtccgataaattcgttatacggttaactactgaccccctacggatccatagagggtgaataaaattcataggggactcggcctccggcctcccccctatggattttactaaccctctatggatccgtatggggtcagtagcgaaccatataacttatattagcgttcctctggcgtgcaactaacgtataccgacttggTCAATTTTCTCTATACGTCTGGTACACGCcagtctatacgccaatgtgtgacgccgacATAAGATGTAAATGCCATACATATTCAGAACTTACTCGGTTAAAGGTTTAGTTGTTTTCTTCTATAATTGATCAACCAACGAAAAACATGTAGAGCAGAACACATGCTTGTAAGACATTCTTTATACATAGAACCATTATTTAGGCGCATAAGCAACACGTGGACAAAATAAAACACCggtccaaaataaacgaaatCACGTTTAGAAcaattagatattttaaaagaaaaatcaatttGTTGTGACATCACAAAATCAGTTTCAAACATATTAGCAAGAAGTGATTGCATACCAACAAAAATTTGTACGTTTTATAATACAATAATTTTTCTAACCATATAATGATTTTTCGTATAACCAGAAACTTTTTATGTGTAGATAGTTAAAGTTAAAACTTCTTGGTTCTATTACATCGTTTTCTGAGTATCTAAAATCGAATTATTTCACAGATTTCCTTGTTCAACAACCTTCTCAGACAGCCAACATGTGCAGCAGTACTAATATCGGAACAGTGGGCATTAACAGCAGGTCACTGTTTTTCGAGGTACTTTTATATCTTAAAAGTCTTTCCAAAATAACTAAAATGTTACATATTAAAgaaagttgaaaatattttacatacTTCGACTGAGCATAACCTTTTTCTAGTAATGAACTCTTGTACCTGCattctatatatattgtttatgctAATATATTAAGTATAATTCAAACTAGATAGAATGTTATTATTATAACATAACACTGTATTTAAAGTATTAACCAACTTTGGTAGAAAGCACCCAATTCGGAGTTAATTTCTACAATGTTActtcatgtaaataaaaaaaaaacttga contains:
- the LOC139489843 gene encoding trypsin-like, which codes for MEFDATVLQMRGLATQKTIKPVLKHFSLFLDIAYCKRHSSKEHNFGNGNGHGYGHGHGYGHGHSHTQFGQGQGHNQNQDNKGHNSNGHGHGHINGHKVSNLGHLLNGYNVPLNHNLPNHQTTKQSITTERHLHQQNTNHFESWKSNWWNAHSEICGKQEVEPRFSLSRIIGGREAIKGSWPWMISLFNNLLRQPTCAAVLISEQWALTAGHCFSRMFDNETFITARVGLHNASAFAEDPNEQAFKIIKVIKHQGIEASTVPFNNDIALLKLDRTVTYNSAVRPVCLPDNANIDQTVCAISGWGRYKEPKKTPDPDAWPQMLQQTRVPILPQEICMSNYKNKVTDNMFCAGYEQGGVDACQGDSGGPLQCQEDGRWCLRGIISWGGITYTECAQPLQPGVYTKVYNYVDWILQNIFENM